In a genomic window of Methanoregula sp. UBA64:
- a CDS encoding U32 family peptidase encodes MSESRNTIPTKKIPELLAPAGSPEAFRAAVAAGADAIYLSGKHFGARRFAKNFSDDEMAAAIAYAHARGVRVYVTVNTLIHDRELDGVAAYLVRLYAMGADAVLVQDPGIAALAREIVPGLALHASTQLTIHNADGVRWAYGQGFSRVVLARELSLAEIGRIAEETRDLPVGLEVFAHGALCYSYSGQCLLSSVIGGRSGNRGMCAQPCRKRYTLVEGKTDKYGRPTDLGDVPTKEHYLLSPKDLWTYRDIGTLAGSPVASLKIEGRMKSAEYVAIVVSTYRRALDAAAAGTFTPDASVERDLYLAFNREFTKGYLMGDRLRDLMGRERPDNRGLCIGKVACFDQRRRTVTIVPDRPITLHPGDGILFSSHEHPAAAWGCALNSEPVVTKEGIEMTVARPVIEGTLVYLTSSLDLAARARQIAGSSSPDLSHPVPVDLAVRVDAEGLLTMTGTICPPGRSPVMVEGTPGPRMEPARSRPLTPEQLAEQLTKTGGTPFAVANLSLEYDGTRFAPVSGINQMRRDFFARAEAELVAVSRPVPAEVRAAEQRLKHYTSRLRETPTTPAGNARHSCGIVLFADTLEAVEAGAGAGTAAICFEPAGFPCRDQKNDEDGLIRTEAALRAALTVCRKKHSRLIWKLPRITRETEMEGLRILIPRLLTVGLDACMVDNPGTAAAISALAPEIGLAGSFGLNVFNAETVRAFSRQGFGWLLLSPELSGDECALLIKTVQNDPARPQLGIFVQGSLETMVTEDCLHAILTSCRKRSGSCARSRWIGVRDETGHLLPVRTDGACRSHIFNAAETSLIEALPELAAMGVDALVIDARGRPGAYAQEMVKIYREALAPDEKSRKKGAGSRKTPKERIREIALGGITTGHYTRGVKEE; translated from the coding sequence ATGTCCGAATCCAGAAACACCATCCCCACTAAAAAAATCCCCGAACTGCTCGCACCCGCCGGATCGCCGGAAGCGTTCCGGGCAGCGGTTGCTGCCGGGGCCGATGCCATCTACCTGAGCGGGAAACACTTCGGGGCACGGAGGTTTGCAAAGAACTTTTCCGACGACGAGATGGCTGCTGCAATTGCGTACGCCCATGCACGGGGGGTGAGGGTGTATGTGACCGTCAACACGCTGATCCACGACCGGGAGCTTGATGGTGTTGCTGCATATCTTGTCCGGCTCTATGCAATGGGCGCCGACGCCGTCCTCGTGCAGGATCCCGGTATTGCAGCTCTTGCCCGGGAGATCGTCCCCGGCCTTGCCCTGCATGCATCGACCCAGCTCACGATCCACAATGCCGACGGGGTGCGCTGGGCGTACGGGCAGGGATTTTCTCGGGTCGTGCTTGCCCGGGAACTTTCCCTTGCCGAGATCGGGAGGATCGCAGAAGAAACCCGCGACCTCCCGGTCGGGCTCGAAGTATTCGCCCACGGAGCCCTCTGCTACAGTTACTCGGGCCAGTGCCTGCTCTCCTCGGTTATCGGGGGGCGGAGCGGGAACCGGGGTATGTGCGCCCAGCCGTGCCGGAAGCGTTACACCCTTGTCGAAGGAAAGACCGACAAGTACGGGCGGCCCACGGATCTCGGCGATGTCCCGACAAAGGAGCACTACCTCCTCTCGCCAAAGGATCTCTGGACGTACCGCGACATCGGCACCCTTGCCGGATCCCCGGTGGCTTCGCTCAAGATCGAGGGGCGGATGAAGTCCGCGGAGTACGTGGCGATCGTGGTCTCCACGTACCGGCGTGCGCTCGATGCCGCGGCAGCAGGCACCTTTACCCCGGACGCATCTGTGGAGCGCGACCTGTACCTGGCCTTCAACCGTGAGTTCACAAAGGGGTACCTCATGGGCGACCGGCTCCGCGACCTGATGGGAAGGGAGCGGCCGGATAACCGCGGCCTGTGTATAGGAAAGGTCGCCTGTTTCGACCAGAGGAGACGCACGGTAACAATCGTCCCCGACCGGCCCATTACCCTGCATCCCGGGGACGGGATCCTCTTCTCCAGCCACGAACATCCTGCCGCTGCATGGGGTTGTGCCCTCAACAGCGAGCCGGTGGTGACAAAGGAAGGGATCGAGATGACCGTTGCACGCCCGGTGATCGAAGGAACCCTGGTCTACCTTACCTCTTCGCTTGACCTTGCCGCCCGCGCCCGGCAGATCGCGGGCTCCTCATCCCCGGATCTCAGCCACCCGGTGCCGGTCGATCTGGCCGTGCGTGTCGATGCCGAAGGACTCCTGACCATGACCGGTACCATTTGCCCGCCCGGCAGATCCCCGGTAATGGTGGAGGGAACACCCGGCCCCAGAATGGAACCGGCCCGATCGCGCCCGCTCACTCCGGAACAGCTGGCAGAGCAGCTTACAAAGACCGGGGGAACACCGTTTGCCGTTGCCAACCTTTCGCTCGAGTACGACGGTACACGGTTTGCCCCGGTCAGCGGGATCAACCAGATGCGGCGTGACTTCTTTGCCCGGGCCGAAGCGGAACTGGTTGCAGTATCCCGGCCGGTGCCGGCAGAAGTCAGGGCCGCAGAGCAGCGCCTCAAACACTATACTTCCCGGCTCCGGGAGACTCCGACTACTCCTGCGGGAAATGCCCGGCACAGCTGCGGGATCGTCCTCTTTGCCGATACGCTCGAAGCAGTCGAGGCCGGGGCAGGTGCCGGGACTGCTGCCATCTGTTTTGAACCGGCCGGTTTCCCGTGCCGGGATCAGAAAAACGACGAGGACGGACTGATCCGGACCGAGGCTGCCCTGCGGGCAGCCCTGACGGTGTGCAGGAAAAAGCACTCCCGTCTTATCTGGAAACTGCCCCGGATCACCCGTGAAACCGAGATGGAAGGGCTCCGTATCCTCATTCCCCGGCTCCTGACGGTCGGGCTCGACGCCTGCATGGTCGACAATCCGGGCACCGCTGCCGCGATATCTGCCCTTGCGCCGGAAATCGGGCTTGCAGGTTCGTTTGGCTTAAACGTGTTCAATGCAGAAACCGTCCGTGCATTTTCCCGCCAGGGTTTCGGATGGCTCCTGCTCTCCCCGGAACTCTCCGGGGACGAGTGCGCCCTTCTCATAAAAACCGTACAGAACGATCCGGCAAGGCCGCAGCTGGGCATCTTCGTGCAGGGTTCTTTAGAGACCATGGTGACCGAAGACTGCCTGCATGCTATACTGACCTCGTGCAGGAAACGTTCGGGATCCTGCGCACGGAGCCGCTGGATCGGGGTCCGGGACGAGACCGGCCACCTGCTCCCGGTACGGACGGACGGGGCATGCCGGAGCCATATCTTCAATGCAGCTGAAACCAGCCTGATCGAAGCGTTGCCGGAGCTCGCCGCAATGGGTGTCGATGCCCTTGTTATCGATGCCCGGGGACGGCCCGGGGCCTATGCGCAGGAGATGGTGAAGATCTACCGCGAAGCGCTCGCTCCTGATGAAAAGAGCAGGAAAAAAGGGGCGGGCAGCAGGAAAACCCCAAAAGAGCGGATCCGGGAGATAGCCCTTGGCGGGATCACGACCGGCCATTATACCCGTGGCGTAAAGGAAGAATGA
- a CDS encoding TrkH family potassium uptake protein, whose translation MKRIDHFAMIVHDVGRICRFLGFVSLVPFVVLAIFQEWDMILPMATAPLAFLGVGYLFLQVPARDYEPPVSIALVAVALAWFLLALIGALPFVFGLNMSYTDSVFEAMSGWTSTGFTMISSVDLAPKTLLFWRTFMQWIGGIGIIAFGISMRRRTQVSLFQIFRSEGKPEDLMPNLMSTGWRMWKIYIFLTCMFTGLIMLTGISLWDALNLVMVAIATGGFTIHSSGLAYYNNPWLEGLLIPVMLAGAIPFKLYFLMYRGKMDALIRDKTVRLLLLIALAGSVIVSLELYLFNNLALTTAFRQGVFVSVSGLCTCGLQNSDVHAWAAIPLAVLSLLVFIGGAMGSMAGGIKVNRIALAYEGMKWWFRRFFASSRVLIPFRYEGRMLSREMSEMEISKNMLVIALYVLTIFTATLLCLHLYITSFRLDEVLFECISALSNSGISVGFLTAASPFAIKWIFIVLMWLGRLEIVPVIIMVMGISKGIRDELFSEPPVHAVASPNKIDDEPV comes from the coding sequence ATGAAGCGGATCGATCACTTCGCCATGATCGTCCACGATGTGGGACGGATCTGCCGGTTCCTCGGCTTTGTCTCGCTGGTACCCTTTGTCGTACTGGCAATCTTCCAGGAATGGGACATGATCCTGCCAATGGCGACAGCTCCCCTGGCATTTCTTGGGGTCGGGTACCTGTTCCTCCAGGTCCCTGCCCGCGATTACGAGCCCCCGGTCTCGATTGCGCTCGTCGCGGTAGCCCTTGCATGGTTCCTGCTCGCACTCATCGGGGCGCTCCCCTTCGTCTTCGGCCTCAATATGTCGTATACCGACAGTGTCTTTGAGGCAATGTCGGGCTGGACGAGCACCGGCTTTACCATGATCTCTTCGGTCGATCTCGCCCCAAAAACCCTCCTCTTCTGGCGGACATTCATGCAGTGGATCGGCGGTATCGGGATCATCGCCTTTGGGATCTCGATGCGCCGCAGGACCCAGGTATCCCTTTTCCAGATCTTCCGGTCCGAGGGAAAACCAGAAGACCTCATGCCCAACCTCATGTCAACCGGCTGGCGCATGTGGAAGATCTACATTTTTCTGACCTGCATGTTCACCGGCCTTATCATGCTTACCGGCATTTCCCTCTGGGATGCCCTCAACCTTGTCATGGTTGCGATCGCCACCGGGGGCTTTACCATCCATTCTTCAGGGCTTGCCTATTACAACAACCCGTGGCTTGAAGGCCTGCTCATCCCGGTCATGCTTGCCGGGGCAATCCCGTTTAAACTCTATTTCCTGATGTACCGGGGAAAGATGGACGCGCTTATCCGGGACAAGACCGTCCGACTCCTGCTCCTCATCGCCCTTGCCGGATCGGTGATCGTATCGCTCGAACTCTATCTCTTCAACAACCTGGCGCTTACAACCGCATTCCGGCAGGGAGTATTTGTCTCCGTATCGGGACTCTGTACCTGCGGCCTCCAGAACTCCGATGTCCACGCATGGGCGGCCATCCCTCTGGCAGTCCTCTCCCTCCTGGTCTTTATTGGGGGCGCGATGGGGAGCATGGCCGGGGGGATCAAGGTCAACCGCATCGCGCTTGCCTATGAAGGGATGAAGTGGTGGTTCCGGCGGTTCTTTGCGAGCAGCAGGGTGCTTATACCCTTCCGGTACGAGGGACGCATGCTCTCCCGGGAGATGTCCGAGATGGAGATCTCAAAGAACATGCTCGTGATCGCGCTCTATGTCCTTACGATCTTTACTGCCACGCTCCTGTGCCTGCACCTGTACATCACCTCGTTCCGGCTCGACGAGGTGCTCTTTGAATGTATCTCCGCGCTCTCGAACTCAGGGATCTCTGTCGGGTTCCTTACTGCTGCAAGCCCGTTTGCCATCAAATGGATCTTCATTGTCCTGATGTGGCTGGGGCGTCTTGAGATTGTACCGGTGATCATCATGGTGATGGGTATCTCGAAAGGAATACGGGACGAACTCTTCTCCGAACCACCGGTCCATGCCGTAGCGTCGCCCAATAAAATTGACGACGAACCGGTCTAA
- a CDS encoding AI-2E family transporter, whose product MPRIDRDLYPFLIVLFLTLIALAVFWPVLDMVVLGGSIAVVLFPVHTRLSRHMRPGASAALLTIALFAAIAATLFVTLTILRANAGVLDEIFRSIGTWLSDPATHPGAFGVPVARETLASWLAEGDALFVNYWGTITANLTLIMIKAIVFFGSFFLLLIKGKNLYDRVGGHLPEPVKSYYTQLTPVAVDTLYVIYVVQIAIAVLTFFIALPVFYLLGYGNILFYSFLAAFCELIPILGSSIAFILIGAYALALGDMQGVLILFILGYIVVSALPEIYVRPVLVGRRVKIHPVIMFIGIIGGILTLGLVGFVLGPLIIVLLLKSYRIWTDEHKAPEPAPVA is encoded by the coding sequence ATGCCCCGTATCGACAGGGATCTGTACCCGTTCCTGATTGTCCTCTTCCTTACCCTTATCGCACTGGCGGTTTTCTGGCCGGTGCTCGACATGGTTGTTTTGGGGGGTTCGATTGCCGTGGTGCTCTTCCCGGTCCATACCCGTCTCTCCCGGCATATGCGGCCCGGCGCATCGGCCGCACTTCTAACGATAGCACTCTTTGCGGCAATCGCGGCAACCCTGTTTGTTACCCTCACGATCCTCCGGGCAAATGCCGGCGTCCTTGACGAGATCTTCCGGTCCATCGGCACCTGGCTTTCAGACCCGGCAACGCACCCGGGCGCCTTCGGGGTACCGGTCGCCCGGGAGACGCTCGCATCGTGGCTGGCGGAAGGCGATGCCCTTTTTGTCAATTACTGGGGAACGATCACCGCGAACCTGACACTTATCATGATCAAGGCGATCGTCTTTTTCGGATCGTTCTTCCTGCTGCTCATCAAGGGGAAAAATCTCTACGACCGGGTCGGCGGACACCTCCCGGAACCGGTCAAATCCTATTATACCCAGCTCACCCCGGTCGCGGTCGACACCCTTTATGTGATCTACGTAGTCCAGATCGCGATTGCGGTCCTGACCTTTTTTATTGCCCTCCCGGTCTTCTACCTGCTCGGGTACGGGAATATCCTCTTTTACTCGTTCCTTGCCGCGTTCTGCGAACTGATCCCAATCCTCGGGTCGTCCATTGCCTTTATCCTGATCGGGGCATATGCTCTTGCCCTCGGCGACATGCAGGGCGTCCTCATCCTCTTTATCCTGGGGTATATTGTCGTCTCGGCGCTGCCCGAGATCTATGTCCGGCCGGTCCTTGTCGGGCGGCGGGTCAAGATCCACCCGGTCATCATGTTCATTGGCATCATCGGCGGCATCCTGACCCTCGGCCTGGTCGGCTTTGTCCTCGGGCCCCTTATTATCGTGCTGCTGCTCAAAAGCTACCGCATCTGGACCGATGAGCACAAGGCCCCCGAACCCGCACCTGTTGCTTAA
- a CDS encoding KUP/HAK/KT family potassium transporter, translated as MLRDHVAMPSVVKSMGLVFGDIGTSPIYTLTAIFLFTTPTPGNVMGILSLIFWTMTILVTVQYTFLAMHLGKKGEGGTIVLKEILLPMLKSGHQVAFVSLLTIIGISLFIGDGVITPAISILSAVEGILLIPGFENTAQIVLMIIAAVIAICLFTFQARGTDKVAWAFGPVMVIWFLALAISGFVALFFAPQVVFAVNPMYAINYLGQNILAGFLILSSVILCATGGEALYADMGHLGREPIVKAWYLVFFALAINYFGQGAFLMTHPGTTNVLFEMIFSEAQVLYIPFLFLSIAATVIASQAMISGIFSIVYQGITTRILPLLHIEYTSPHLRSQIYIDIVNWMLLCAVLVVIAIFRSSSNLTHAYGLAVCGTMTITAILILWILVLRGEILKSFVSLFVLIVTSVFLLSNLHKIPMGGYWSLLIASIPLAIILIYTNGQRRLAQSLTPVPLDEFLPKFNALYKSVNKISGSALYFARDFRLIPQYIPRTMFTNNIVYEENIIISIIRTEQPFGVTWGVTRELTPGLSIFEVYLGYMEIVDISTILKDADIDEKTIFYGMEDIVTNHIAWKIFGAIKHLTPSVVQFYRLPSDKIHGVVTKVEM; from the coding sequence ATGCTTCGGGATCACGTGGCGATGCCTTCGGTCGTCAAATCGATGGGGCTCGTATTTGGCGATATCGGGACGAGCCCTATCTATACGCTGACCGCCATCTTCCTTTTTACCACCCCCACACCGGGGAACGTGATGGGCATCCTCTCCCTCATATTCTGGACGATGACCATCCTTGTAACGGTCCAGTACACCTTCCTTGCCATGCACCTGGGCAAGAAAGGGGAGGGCGGGACGATCGTGTTAAAAGAGATCCTCCTCCCGATGCTCAAATCCGGTCACCAGGTCGCTTTCGTCTCCCTTTTGACCATCATCGGCATCTCGCTTTTTATTGGCGACGGCGTTATCACGCCCGCGATCAGTATCCTCTCCGCCGTCGAAGGTATCCTCTTAATCCCGGGGTTTGAGAATACCGCTCAGATCGTCCTGATGATCATTGCAGCGGTCATTGCCATCTGCCTCTTTACCTTCCAGGCCCGGGGCACCGACAAGGTGGCATGGGCGTTCGGGCCGGTGATGGTGATCTGGTTTTTGGCGCTCGCGATCTCGGGATTTGTTGCCCTCTTCTTTGCGCCTCAGGTTGTCTTTGCCGTCAACCCGATGTATGCCATCAATTACCTTGGGCAGAACATTCTCGCAGGGTTTTTGATCCTCTCATCAGTCATCCTGTGCGCCACCGGGGGCGAAGCGCTCTATGCCGATATGGGCCACTTGGGCCGCGAACCCATCGTCAAGGCGTGGTACCTGGTTTTCTTTGCCCTTGCCATCAACTACTTCGGGCAGGGTGCGTTTTTAATGACCCACCCGGGCACGACAAACGTCCTTTTCGAGATGATCTTCTCCGAAGCACAGGTACTATACATCCCGTTCCTTTTCTTGAGCATCGCCGCCACCGTGATAGCATCGCAGGCAATGATCTCCGGGATCTTCTCTATCGTGTACCAGGGTATCACCACCCGGATCCTGCCGCTGCTGCACATCGAGTACACCTCGCCCCACCTGCGGTCCCAGATCTACATCGATATCGTGAACTGGATGCTCTTGTGCGCGGTCCTTGTGGTCATTGCCATATTCAGGAGTTCAAGCAACCTCACCCATGCCTACGGGCTTGCGGTGTGCGGGACGATGACCATTACCGCCATTTTGATCCTCTGGATCCTGGTGCTGCGGGGCGAGATCCTCAAGAGCTTCGTATCCCTCTTTGTGCTGATCGTGACGTCGGTGTTCCTCCTCTCGAACCTCCACAAGATCCCGATGGGCGGGTACTGGTCGCTGCTGATAGCCTCGATCCCGCTGGCAATCATCCTGATCTATACCAACGGCCAGCGGCGCCTGGCACAGTCCCTCACGCCGGTCCCGCTCGATGAGTTCCTGCCAAAGTTCAATGCGCTCTACAAATCGGTCAACAAGATTTCCGGCTCGGCGCTCTATTTCGCCCGGGATTTCCGGTTGATCCCGCAGTACATTCCCCGGACGATGTTTACGAACAACATCGTGTACGAGGAGAACATCATCATCTCGATCATCCGCACGGAGCAACCGTTCGGGGTGACGTGGGGTGTGACCCGTGAGCTGACCCCGGGCCTCTCGATCTTCGAGGTCTATCTCGGGTATATGGAGATCGTGGATATCTCGACGATCCTCAAAGATGCCGATATCGATGAGAAGACCATCTTCTACGGTATGGAGGATATCGTGACAAACCACATTGCCTGGAAGATCTTCGGCGCGATAAAACACCTCACTCCTTCGGTGGTGCAGTTCTACCGGCTGCCGTCCGACAAGATCCATGGTGTCGTTACCAAGGTAGAGATGTAA
- a CDS encoding type I 3-dehydroquinate dehydratase, which produces MQIVASLTDPLLAGRAQEQGAAMVELRFDLIDGDPVAAVTQCREHCSLPIIATYRSAQEGGRYFGSPEEWKAKVAPLIPLVDYVDVEQQFAREAGPVKEAGKRIIASHHAARMLPLHVLFVLEQELRAYGDIPKIIVTPENEDDVLNLAAFTRAAKKPICTGVMGERFRYARAILPLFGSELVYCHTGDATAAGQYSVEEFVAIRKLLG; this is translated from the coding sequence ATGCAGATCGTTGCTTCGCTTACCGATCCCCTGCTGGCCGGCCGGGCACAGGAACAGGGTGCTGCCATGGTCGAGCTCCGCTTCGACTTAATCGATGGCGACCCGGTTGCGGCGGTAACGCAGTGTAGAGAGCACTGTTCCCTCCCGATCATCGCCACCTACCGTTCCGCTCAGGAAGGCGGCCGGTACTTCGGGAGCCCGGAGGAGTGGAAGGCGAAGGTCGCCCCGCTCATCCCGCTCGTGGATTATGTCGATGTGGAGCAGCAGTTTGCACGGGAGGCCGGGCCGGTAAAGGAGGCAGGAAAGCGGATCATTGCATCCCACCATGCGGCCCGGATGCTGCCGCTCCATGTCCTCTTTGTGCTGGAACAGGAGTTACGGGCCTACGGGGATATCCCGAAGATCATCGTGACTCCCGAGAACGAGGACGATGTCCTCAACCTTGCCGCGTTCACCCGGGCGGCAAAAAAACCGATCTGCACCGGGGTCATGGGCGAACGGTTCCGATATGCCCGGGCGATCCTCCCGCTCTTTGGTTCGGAGCTCGTGTACTGTCACACGGGTGATGCGACCGCTGCCGGGCAGTACTCGGTCGAAGAGTTCGTGGCCATTAGAAAACTGCTCGGGTAA
- the tpiA gene encoding triose-phosphate isomerase, which translates to MPSPLILVNLKSYKEGMGNRAHQIATAAQLVSRESGVTIGVAPGYIDLHPLAHHFAVPVYAQHVDGYEPGAHTGHITAESLKVAGAAGSLVNHSERRLTLADIEAAVRALHGQKLSAVVCTNNDITSAAAAALGPEYVAIEPPELIGSGVSVSKANPDIIRRSVAAVHAVNKEVKVLTGAGIQCGECVKIAVDLGTDGVLLASSVVKAPDPAAVLRDLVSKL; encoded by the coding sequence ATGCCGTCGCCCCTGATCCTGGTAAACCTCAAGAGCTACAAGGAGGGCATGGGCAACCGTGCCCACCAGATCGCCACCGCTGCGCAGCTTGTCAGCCGTGAGAGCGGAGTCACCATCGGGGTGGCGCCCGGGTATATCGACCTCCATCCGCTCGCCCACCATTTCGCCGTTCCTGTCTATGCCCAGCATGTGGACGGGTACGAACCCGGTGCCCATACCGGCCACATCACGGCAGAGTCCTTAAAAGTCGCGGGAGCGGCAGGGTCGCTCGTCAACCATTCCGAGCGGCGCCTCACCCTTGCCGATATCGAGGCGGCCGTCCGGGCACTCCACGGCCAGAAACTTTCGGCCGTGGTCTGTACGAACAACGATATAACGAGCGCTGCCGCCGCCGCACTCGGTCCCGAGTACGTGGCCATCGAACCTCCCGAGCTCATCGGCAGCGGTGTCTCGGTCTCGAAAGCAAACCCGGATATCATCCGGCGGTCGGTTGCAGCCGTCCATGCCGTCAATAAAGAGGTCAAAGTCCTTACCGGCGCCGGCATCCAGTGCGGCGAATGCGTAAAGATTGCCGTCGACCTGGGGACGGACGGTGTTCTCCTTGCATCGAGCGTGGTAAAGGCACCCGACCCGGCAGCAGTACTCCGGGACCTCGTATCAAAACTATAA
- a CDS encoding monovalent cation:proton antiporter family protein, which yields MITSYLYEIIVIFAAAIVIIALGNRFRIPGIVGFIVTGLVIGPYGLGLIQNVTVVDGLAEIGIIFLLFTIGMQFSFKTLYEMRKIVLIGGTLQVLGTILATLAITSVFGMPFNKGIFLGFLICHSSTVITLKIYQDRAEMDSPQARATIGISLYQDIITVPMLIALPLLAGETSDVSGSLMSLGVTLALLLAFVFAVSAFLIPRIMNRVTGTRNPEIFLLSIILICFVVTYITSSVGLSIALGAFLAGITLSESEYFHQAFASIIPFRDIFTSFFFISIGMLINLWFVIQNPVLIVVLVLGIFVLKTVIAAGATISIGHSLRTSVLAGLALCNIGEFAFILSIPGTQYGLFTPAEEQIFLAVTVISMSLTPLMISTGPKMADFWCRRPALSRFNGVDKVGDSERAKEPHLEDHLVIIGFGLNGRNLARAAKTGGIAYRIIDLNPDTVAKEREKGEPIIFGDATSESILSYAEVGKARILVIVINDPASTRSIIQLARQMNPHLYIIVRTRFMTEVKKLHELGADEVIPEEFETSLEIFTRVLKKYLVPKTTIDGLVHEIRSKTYEMFRSPSEPGVDLVDLKITLPDSDISVLAISGDSPVAGKSLQELNVRREYGISILAIRREGRIMENPDGDCLLEPADEVIVIGPPARIAQFAATLSPLQAS from the coding sequence ATGATCACCAGTTACCTCTATGAAATTATCGTCATCTTTGCCGCGGCAATCGTTATCATAGCCCTTGGCAACCGGTTCAGGATCCCCGGTATTGTCGGGTTTATTGTCACGGGCCTCGTGATCGGCCCGTACGGTCTTGGCCTGATCCAGAATGTCACGGTTGTCGATGGCCTTGCCGAGATAGGGATCATCTTTCTGCTCTTTACCATCGGGATGCAGTTCTCGTTTAAAACGCTTTACGAGATGCGGAAGATCGTCCTTATCGGCGGGACGCTCCAGGTCCTGGGCACGATCCTTGCAACCCTGGCGATCACTTCCGTTTTCGGCATGCCGTTTAACAAGGGGATATTCCTTGGCTTTTTGATCTGCCATAGCAGTACGGTCATTACCCTCAAGATCTACCAGGACCGGGCAGAGATGGACAGCCCGCAGGCCCGGGCAACCATCGGGATCTCCCTGTACCAGGATATCATCACCGTCCCGATGCTGATTGCGCTTCCTCTCCTTGCCGGGGAGACCTCCGATGTTTCCGGGTCGCTCATGAGCCTCGGAGTAACGCTCGCGCTCCTCCTTGCATTTGTCTTTGCGGTATCAGCATTTTTGATCCCCCGCATCATGAACCGGGTTACCGGGACCCGGAACCCCGAGATCTTTCTCTTAAGTATCATTTTAATCTGCTTTGTCGTCACGTATATCACGTCGAGCGTCGGCCTCTCGATCGCCCTTGGCGCGTTCCTTGCAGGGATCACCCTCTCGGAGTCGGAGTATTTCCACCAGGCCTTTGCGAGCATCATCCCCTTCCGCGACATCTTTACCAGTTTCTTTTTCATCTCGATCGGGATGCTCATCAACCTCTGGTTCGTGATCCAGAACCCGGTCCTTATCGTCGTCCTTGTGCTCGGCATCTTCGTGCTCAAGACCGTGATAGCGGCAGGGGCGACCATCTCCATCGGGCACTCGCTCCGCACCTCGGTGCTTGCCGGCCTTGCTCTCTGTAACATCGGTGAGTTCGCCTTTATCCTCTCGATCCCGGGGACCCAGTACGGCCTCTTTACCCCGGCCGAAGAACAGATCTTCCTTGCTGTCACGGTAATCTCGATGTCGCTTACCCCTCTTATGATCTCCACAGGGCCAAAAATGGCGGATTTCTGGTGCCGGCGGCCGGCCCTCTCGCGGTTCAATGGCGTGGATAAAGTCGGGGACTCGGAGCGGGCCAAAGAGCCGCACCTGGAGGACCATCTTGTTATTATCGGGTTCGGGCTCAACGGCAGGAATCTTGCGCGGGCGGCGAAGACCGGCGGAATCGCGTACCGGATCATCGATCTTAACCCGGATACCGTGGCAAAGGAGCGGGAAAAGGGCGAACCCATCATCTTTGGCGATGCAACGAGCGAGTCGATCCTTTCCTATGCAGAGGTCGGGAAGGCACGGATCCTTGTTATCGTGATAAACGACCCGGCCTCTACCCGATCAATCATCCAGCTTGCCCGGCAGATGAACCCGCACTTGTATATCATTGTCAGGACCCGGTTTATGACCGAGGTAAAAAAGCTCCACGAACTTGGGGCGGACGAGGTGATCCCGGAGGAGTTCGAGACCTCGCTTGAGATCTTTACCCGGGTGTTGAAGAAATACCTGGTCCCGAAGACTACCATCGACGGGCTGGTTCACGAGATCCGGTCAAAGACCTACGAGATGTTCCGGAGCCCGTCGGAACCCGGGGTCGATCTTGTGGATCTCAAGATCACTCTCCCGGACAGCGATATATCGGTCCTTGCGATCTCCGGCGATTCCCCGGTTGCGGGAAAAAGCCTGCAGGAATTAAACGTGCGCCGGGAGTACGGGATCTCAATCCTTGCCATCCGGAGGGAAGGCCGGATTATGGAGAACCCGGACGGTGACTGCCTGCTCGAACCGGCCGACGAGGTGATCGTTATCGGGCCACCTGCACGGATCGCACAGTTTGCCGCCACCCTCTCTCCTCTGCAGGCTTCCTGA
- a CDS encoding CBS domain-containing protein translates to MHIPSPEELRSRRETLGLRQTEVAKRAGISQSMVARIEAGSVDPRVSTLNKIILVLNNAEPKKIAAGQIMHTPVLSVSPQASITQAVDIFEKNDVSQLPVIERGVPVGCISESVIVKAIEQQRLHHSHPFVVKDFMEPGFPTVPPDMDVETVVNILQQNHAVLVVEGRQVRGVITKHDLITLII, encoded by the coding sequence ATGCATATCCCCAGCCCCGAAGAGCTGCGTTCGCGCCGCGAAACCCTCGGCCTCCGGCAGACCGAGGTAGCAAAACGGGCAGGGATCAGCCAGTCCATGGTGGCACGGATCGAAGCGGGAAGCGTTGACCCCCGGGTCAGCACGCTCAACAAGATCATCCTTGTCCTCAATAATGCCGAGCCAAAGAAGATCGCAGCCGGCCAGATCATGCACACACCGGTCCTGTCCGTTTCACCGCAGGCAAGCATCACCCAGGCCGTGGATATCTTTGAAAAGAACGATGTCTCCCAGCTGCCTGTGATCGAACGGGGCGTACCGGTTGGCTGTATATCGGAATCCGTTATTGTAAAAGCCATCGAACAGCAGCGCCTCCACCACTCCCACCCCTTTGTGGTCAAGGACTTTATGGAGCCGGGCTTTCCCACGGTTCCGCCGGATATGGATGTCGAGACCGTGGTAAACATCCTCCAGCAGAACCATGCGGTGCTCGTTGTCGAGGGCCGGCAGGTGCGGGGCGTTATCACCAAGCACGACCTGATCACCCTCATCATTTGA